TTTTCACAATCATCTTATGATTTAAACAATATTCTTTTGATATCTTCATGAAGCTCGTGATACTATCGTTGTAACTTTTTGATGCTACTCTGATTCTTTCATTGGTGACTAGATACACCGCACTTTTGATGTAGGTGGCTTCAAGCTTGTTCATTCATGAAAAAACTCAAATACAAACATTAATAGATCACTATTCATAAAACTTATCATTTATATCATAAGAGTTATTGTCATTAAAACATATATCAAAAAGTGTTGAACTACATTGAGAAAATATACTGATGGATCATTGTGGGACAAGattgtcaatattttttttcttgttttacaatgagctgagaacCGAATtcaggacctataacgtactacccaaacccctcaccactagaccaaatatTTAATCTCTAATTTGGATTTTTTGGTGGGGGTGTTCTTGCACTGCACTCTTTATTTAGAGGtcgtttgttatagcttattttagaaaaaaatcatttttttttataaaaataatcacttttaattgttttgcatctgtttgttataaatttttaaaataatcagaagctaaaaataatcagaaaacagctaaaaatgagaagctatataatagatttttttagaggagagagaaaagaaatgttaaaagaagaaagttatttgtaattaaaaaaatcacttttataagttgtacccaaacaaactaaagattattttatttaaaaaaagtaatttttattataataaacaaacacaaagtaaattcaacttttcaaaaaatctctaaaaactaatctctaaattattttacctTAAAATCACAAAGTATTATTCTATTGAATTTTTCATGTAATATTTTTAATGGGGTAGTTATTGTTTGTTTCACTTTATTGTTTCATTGCATTTTGATCTAGTCCCtatgaactttttttcttttattttaatatattagcgggtattttaatgtaatagttttaTAGTGTTAACATATAGTTGGTATGTCATATATTTTTGCACTCTAATTTTGCCtaaaataaatagtttaatttttttccccCTCATTATAATACCATATATGTACACACACATGCTAATACTTATATGGATCCAACATTAGAGAAGGAGGGAGTACAAGTACCATAGATTGTTCAAATTATAAGGGATTTGAAtcctttaaataaataatcacatatttaatttCCGACTTTTATGTATAAAAAGATTcagttgaaaaagaaaaactcacTTTAAATTACTCACGAATTCTTCGATGAAGAATATTATAATTTACCGTTAACCGTAAAAATTTCCTATCAATAATagggtaatttttttattttacaaatcaaTCATATAATGGGACAAAGAGAATATGTGAGGTTTCTTTGTTATGAGATATGAAtataagggtgcgtttgatttgctaaaaaacaggggactggacaggacaacttttgttgtactctgtttgatttgaaatttattatgggactggacaaattagatagcaagggacaggacaaaaacaagattttttgtccctcactaaaccacgggacaacttttagTCCAcagtacaaatataaaaaatacgaaaatactcattttattttcgaatataaaaatattatcgtcctatatctttccggtacaggtttgtcctgtcctgtattatcttgttatgtcctgtactgttctgtccagttcttgttgttttacgaatcaaacacaccctaagaGTTAAGTCACATATCTTTTAAGTTTCTATAAAGCAGTACAAACACTTTCACATATAGTATGATCAAAGCACACATACATTTTAAAGGAGACGTATGATTTCAAGGTGTTACACTCATTCTAGTGACACATGTCCCAAAACTCCCCCTCTAGTACTAAGTTCCACTCTATAAAACCCTTTCACTCTTCCAAGTTGACCACAACAAACTTCTCTTCAACCATgcaacttttcacatcattactACCTTTCTTTCCTTCACCACTCCTAATATGTTCTTCCATACTTTTGTGTTTTTTAACACTCCAATGGTTACACCCCAATGCCAAACGTTTACCTCCTGGTTCCATGGGTTGGCCTTATCTAGGAGAGACCCTCAAACTCTACACTCAAAACCCAAACACCTTCTTCTCCAAAAGACACAAAAGGTGcacatatatattttgtacATCTATAACATCCTTACCATCTTGGATCATCTATTTTCTCTTCGGCCAAATCTCGACCATTGAAATAAtctgatataaaaataatttatgttgttAAATTTATTCAATTGTCGAGATTTGACTTTACAGAGTGTAGACGATCTAAACCACATGTATTAGTGTATATACGTACGTTAacatattcataaaaaaaaatatgcacacTAATTAACATACATGCATGGTACATTGATTGtattgtgtatatatatttgaattaaattgtttttgatGTAATAATTGTATCattatcaattaatttttattaattattaggtATGGAAATATATTCAAGACTAGGATACTTGGTTATCCATGTGTGATGATTTCAAGCCCAGAGGCAACCAAAAGTGTGCTTGTGACACATGCACATTTGTTCAAGCCAACATACCCTGCAAGTAAAGAGAAGTTAATAGGACCAGAGGCTGTTTTCTTTCAGCACTTAGGTGACTATCACTCCATGCTTAAGAAACTTGTTCAGTCCACTTTTATGCCCTCTGCTATTAAAAATTCAGTCTTTGATGAGGTTGAACAAATTGTCCTTAAACTACTCCCAACTTGGTCTAATACAACCATCATTGCCTTACAAGAAATGAAAAGGGTATGTAACCGTTAACATGAATCTGACTCCTCTAAAGTGAAATTACGtacatttaataaaatgttacatttatatattatatcgAATGTTTATCGTTGATAGACATTCCGACACACTGATCTACACGtaatatcaattatttattaaaatatattattttatactataaaaagaaatattttttcatatgtatTTTTTCAGTATGCTTTTGAGGTAGCTGCCATTTCAGCCTTTGGTGAAATAATGGAGATTGAATTTAAACAAATCAAAGATCTATATAGGAACTTGGAGAAGGGCTATAACTCATATCCTCTATATGTTCCTGGAACTTCTTATTGGAAATCAATCAAggttaactttttctttttttttggttaggtaacctagtggctaaaaattccACTAGTAAGGTAGATAAGTGGGGGGTCCAGAGTTCGAACTCTGgcccctgcatataaaatgatATGTCCTTAGCAATTGGGGACAGGTTAACTTTTTTTTCAGTGAAATTTGCACAATACAAACGTGTCTATATGCATGTACATGGGAAATATATAGGATTATGTCATTCAGTTTTGGAAGCATTTAGCTAACTATTTATAAATGAACTTATCTAATTTATATACTACTTTTTTgtctcatttaatttaatttaattttatatacattAATGTACTTTTGGTCATTAATTGGTGACACCGtttactttttaattattaattgtaAGGCAAGGAAGCTTTTGAATGAAACTATAAGGAGATTAATACATAAAAGAAGGGATAACAATGATTATGGAGGTGGATTGTTGGGAGTTTTGTTGAAAGCTAGAGGTGACAGAATAAAGAAGCTCACTGATTCTCAGATTATCGATAATCTCATTGGAGTTATATTTGCAGCACATGATACTACTGCTAGTGTTCTAACATGGGTTCTAAAGTATTTGCATGACAATGTCAATCTCTTGGAAGCTGTCACGGTCAATAAATTAACTCTcaattttttgttgaattttaatTCATCTTACTCttaattttgattatattttttttttgtaaatttttatttttgtaggaAGAGCATGAagggattaaaaataaattagttatgGAAAATCGTGGGCTTACATGGGATGATACAAGGCAGATGCCACTCTCTGGCAGGGTAAATTAATTACTGTAAATTAAGATATTTTAGtatccataatccttcacaatttagtgaaataaaaaaatttatttgttaagCTTACTTAATATCTTAATCATGATTTagttgaatgaatgaatgatgtGTGAATTTTTGTGATGGAATGGAAATATACAAAATGGAGTCTGCAGGTTATCCAAGAAACTTTAAGGAGTGCAAGCATACTGTCATTCACCTTCAGAGAAGCTGTACAAGACGTTGAGCTCGAAGGTTACAACATTCCTAAAGGTTGGAAGGTCCTTCCCCTCTTCAGAACCATTCATCACTCTGCAGATTTCTTCCCTCAACCAGAAACGTTTGATCCTTCCAGATTCGAGGTATAATCTGATTAATCTCCACACATTGACACAAcatatgaacaaaaacatttatTCATGTATACGGAGTTGAATATATATGTGGACACGTGGTTCAATGCAGGTAGCACCGAAACCAAACACGTTTCTGCCATTTGGAAACGGAGTCCACTCTTGTCCAGGAAGTGAGCTCGCTAAGCTTGAGATGCTCATCCTCCTCCACCACTTAACGCTTTCCTACAGGTGAAACCGGCATTTATATGATTATTTTCTGAACTTGTCAAACAGATTTTGGTACTCAGTATTTCCTTTTGATGGTTGCTTCAGGTGGCAAGTTGTGGAAAATGGAGATGGAATACAGTATAGTCCTTTTCCTGTGCCCAAACATGGACTGCTAATCAATATAATCCCAAGGAACAAAATACCTACCTGAAGTGACTCATTTCCGTGTTCAGTTCACAACATGTTCCGACAATGTTCCCAAAGCAATGCATCTCTGTCGTCATAAATAATAatctatgttttgttttttccatAGGTGTCATCTGATCTAATAAATCTATGACCTATATGGTTTTGGTGTGGATATATATTACTACCAATTTACCATATCAAGCACCAGTTACAACAAAATCTATTTCTGGCTTTATGCAGAAAAAATGTACTACCACTACCggttaataaaattttacaccAAAAGAAATTCCAACTAATGAGGAAACTGgggatttaaaaaataatcgtTAAATCAAATGTGATTTCCAAACCACATAATTGAATTTGACATCAGTGAGAAGGTAAATTATTTAATGCAAGTCAAAAAAGAaacttgaaatattaaaatttcattCAACTTGGTTGAGACTTTCATTAGCACATGCCGTCTAAATAGAGCGATAATAGTGCTTCAACAAGTGACCGAGTAGGCCCTTTTTAAACTCAACAATAAAGCTAATCAACTATCAACCCACTTACTGTGACATGCCGATCTTCAAGATCACGATGCATCATATAAAACTATTGAATCACGGGATTTAAAGTAAACCCAACCAGTAGTGAGAGACTGATAGGGACAATACTTTCATTTACAATAAATATCAAAGCTAGGAAGACTGTGATATGCTGGCTCGAGCTGCGCGCCTTTCTAGTGCCTTCAACCTATTTGCTTCCATACGGGCTCTCTGCTCTGCTGTTATCCCAGCATTGCTGGACAGACTGGCTCCACTATTTGGGACTTCATTTGATGTCTTTTCAACTGCACTACTTTTGGGATCGGTACTCGCACTAATGACATTTTGCATGGGCTGAGAAGGTTCCTGTAATAAAAGAGAAAGTACCGATGTTACAAACTTTGGCATCAGCTCCTTGTTTACGATTTGGATTAACTGAAAAGTTATGTATGACTAGCTATCTGCAACTATTGATTCACTAAATATAAGTGATAGCAGCATCTTACATGCTGACTTCGGAATAAAGGAATaattacaacaacaacaaaaaagatgCGTAAGGAGATGGAGAGATAAATGAATATATACCACACATTCAAGTAGTCTCTATTGAAAGAATACAACAGTCTGAAGAGGTATCGTTACCCTTGCATTATGAGAATGGTATCATAGTAGACAACTCATCTATTTTCTATCTAATTGATTTACATGAATATTAAAAGAGTTCCTTTCACGAAGGGAAACATTCAGATGTGTTTTAACAAATAAATAGATCTTCTTACGTGATAATAAAAGAACTTAAGAAATTAAACTCACTTCGGTAGCTTTGTCAAATATATCATTCAACATGTCTTCTTGAATGTCATTAACATTTCCAGGTTCTGCAAACACCTCATTCACTTGATGACTTGCTTCTCCATTTTCTGCAGATAAAGGAAAACCCAATTAGCAAACTTAATTAATTCTTTTGATCAAACTTTATAGCAAAGTTCCAGTGAACTATATTGAAACAGCTGGCTATCTTGTTTGAAATTTCATGGAAAATCTGTCTTCCTTTGTTATGCTATGTATAGTTGGCCAGTGAGCATCAATGATCAAATTGTCAATTGTTGGATCCCATATCTCAGGCAATTTAACATTATACACatacacttgaaaaaaaaaatgaaaattaagagGAAGGTGTTCTTGGTATGGTTACTTCTGAACAACTTGATACCTAATAAATGATACTTGTCAACATTGCTAACTTGTTGAGTCGAAAATTGTTTGTAAT
This portion of the Trifolium pratense cultivar HEN17-A07 linkage group LG3, ARS_RC_1.1, whole genome shotgun sequence genome encodes:
- the LOC123916736 gene encoding abscisic acid 8'-hydroxylase 2-like — protein: MGWPYLGETLKLYTQNPNTFFSKRHKRYGNIFKTRILGYPCVMISSPEATKSVLVTHAHLFKPTYPASKEKLIGPEAVFFQHLGDYHSMLKKLVQSTFMPSAIKNSVFDEVEQIVLKLLPTWSNTTIIALQEMKRYAFEVAAISAFGEIMEIEFKQIKDLYRNLEKGYNSYPLYVPGTSYWKSIKARKLLNETIRRLIHKRRDNNDYGGGLLGVLLKARGDRIKKLTDSQIIDNLIGVIFAAHDTTASVLTWVLKYLHDNVNLLEAVTEEHEGIKNKLVMENRGLTWDDTRQMPLSGRVIQETLRSASILSFTFREAVQDVELEGYNIPKGWKVLPLFRTIHHSADFFPQPETFDPSRFEVAPKPNTFLPFGNGVHSCPGSELAKLEMLILLHHLTLSYRWQVVENGDGIQYSPFPVPKHGLLINIIPRNKIPT